The DNA sequence TGGAAGATGAAGAAGACGATGAATCACTGGAAGACGATGAAGAAGAATCTCTGGAAGACGAAGAAGACGATGAATCACTggaagacgaagaagaagaatctcTGGAAGATGAAGAAGACGATGAATCACTGGAAGACGATGAAGAAGAATCTCTGGAAGACGAAGAAGACGATGAATCACTggaagacgaagaagaagaatctcTGGAAGACGAAGAAGACGATGAATCATtggaagatgaagaagaagaagaatctctggaagaggaagaagacgaagaatcagtagaagatgaagaagaagaatctctGGAAGACGAAGAAGACGATGAATCACtggaagatgaagaagaagaatctgtaGAAGAAGAATCTCAGCtggaagaggaagaagacgaagaatcactggaagatgaagaagaagaatctctAGAAGAATGCACCACATCACGAAAGAGAAGCCGCTTCACTACTTTGACCAAGTCAAACATCAAGAAGCTCCAAAAAACTAAAATCAATGAGGTATCATCTAATCTTTCGATCACAAAATCCGAGGCGTGCCTATTGCTAATCCACCATGGTTGGAGCGGCACGAAGGTCGAAGAGGCCTGGTTGGACGACGAAGAAAGAGTTCGGAAACTTGTTGGATTGCTCAAACACAACTCCGGAGAGATCATAACAACCCAAACTTGTGAGATATGTTTTGATAATACGGTTTGCTTGGAGAAGAAGTTGAAATCCGCCAAGTGTGGCCACGCATACTGCGTCGATTGTTGGAAGCGCTACATCaatgagaagatcaaagaagGTCCTCATGAGTGCCTCAAACCCATGAGATGCCCTCATCCATCTTGTGAGGCTTCTTTGGAGATTAACATGATTCGGCGATTCGCTAACCAGCAAAACAAGAAGATGTACGATCTTATGTCGAAACAAGAAAGAATATAAAGTGGTGTCCAAGGCCTGATTGCGATCTTGCTGTTAGGTACAAATCAGATGGAAATTATGTTAACAAATATGTTGAAGTAAGTTGCAGGAATGGGCATAGGTTTTGCTGGGGATGCGGCGAAGATGCTCATAGACCCGTGAGTTGTGAAATGATGGCTAAGAAGAACCAAGAAAGTGGTGATTCTAAGAGCTTGCGT is a window from the Arachis stenosperma cultivar V10309 chromosome 3, arast.V10309.gnm1.PFL2, whole genome shotgun sequence genome containing:
- the LOC130965417 gene encoding uncharacterized protein LOC130965417; this encodes MIEPRNGCNGRNTETNQKDIASKIGSCKQCMLRACNPRSSQWQDRNQALDTTLYSFLFRHKIVHLLVLLVSESPNHVNLQRSLTRWMRASHGFEALMRTFFDLLIDVALPTIDAVCVATLGGFQLLLQANHSSSSSSSNDSSSSSSSRDSSSSSSSDSSSSSSSRDSSSSSSSDSSSSSSSRDSSSSSSSDSSSSSSSRDSSSSSSSDSSSSSSSRDSSSSSSDSSSSSSSSDSSSSSSSISYV